The Hevea brasiliensis isolate MT/VB/25A 57/8 chromosome 1, ASM3005281v1, whole genome shotgun sequence genome has a window encoding:
- the LOC110647779 gene encoding purple acid phosphatase 2: MGSSSFSCSFLFLVLLGLVLNVAVLCNGGKTSNFVRPVEKTIDMPLDSDVFRVPPGYNAPQQVHITQGDHDGKAVIVSWVTEDEPGSNSVLYWSENSTHKKEAKGKHYTYKFYNYTSGYIHHCTIRNLKYNTKYYYVVGIGHTTRQFWFITPPAVGPDAPYTFGLIGDLGQSFDSNRTLTHYEMNPQKGKTVLLVGDVSYADNYPNHDNVRWDTWGRFTERSAAYQPWIWTAGNHEIDFAPEIGETKPFKPYTHRYHVPYKASGSTAPFWYSIKRASAYIIVLSSYSAYGKYTPQYKWLEAELPKVNRTETPWLIVLMHAPWYNSYNYHYMEGETMRVMYEPWFVEYKVDVVFAGHVHAYERSERISNVAYNIVNGKCTPVADQTAPVYITIGDGGNLEGLATNMTEPQPAYSAYREASFGHAIFDIKNRTHAYYNWHRNQDGYAVEADSMWFNNRYWHPVDDSTSSQS, translated from the exons ATgggctcttcttctttttcttgttctttcttGTTTCTTGTTCTTCTTGGTTTGGTTTTGAATGTGGCAGTGTTGTGTAATGGAGGCAAAACAAGCAATTTTGTTAGGCCAGTGGAGAAAACTATTGATATGCCTCTTGATAGCGATGTTTTCCGAGTCCCTCCTGGCTACAATGCTCCTCAACAG GTTCACATAACACAAGGAGATCATGATGGGAAGGCAGTGATAGTGTCATGGGTTACAGAAGATGAACCTGGTTCAAACTCAGTGCTTTACTGGAGTGAAAATAGCACACATAAGAAAGAGGCTAAAGGCAAACATTATACCTATAAATTCTACAATTACACCTCAGGTTACATTCATCACTGCACCATCAGAAACTTGAAG TACAACACAAAATATTACTATGTAGTTGGGATTGGTCACACAACAAGGCAATTCTGGTTTATAACCCCTCCTGCAGTTGGCCCTGATGCCCCCTATACATTTGGTCTCATAG GGGATCTTGGTCAGAGTTTTGATTCAAACAGAACACTTACTCACTATGAAATGAACCCACAAAAAGGAAAGACCGTTTTGCTTGTTGGAGACGTCTCTTATGCAGATAACTACCCAAATCATGACAATGTGAGATGGGATACATGGGGAAGGTTTACAGAGAGAAGTGCTGCTTACCAACCTTGGATATGGACTGCAGGAAATCACGAGATTGATTTTGCCCCTGAGATC GGTGAAACTAAACCTTTTAAGCCTTACACTCACCGCTATCATGTCCCATATAAAGCATCAGGGAGTACTGCTCCATTTTGGTACTCAATCAAGAGAGCTTCAGCATATATTATTGTCTTGTCTTCCTATTCAGCATATG GTAAATACACTCCTCAGTATAAATGGCTTGAAGCGGAGCTGCCAAAGGTTAACAGGACTGAGACACCATGGTTGATTGTTCTTATGCATGCACCATGGTATAATAGCTACAACTATCATTACATGGAAGGAGAGACCATGAGAGTAATGTATGAGCCATGGTTCGTTGAGTACAAAGTTGATGTCGTATTTGCTGGCCATGTTCATGCCTATGAACGATCT gAACGCATATCTAATGTCGCCTACAATATCGTAAATGGAAAGTGCACTCCAGTAGCAGATCAAACCGCCCCGGTATATATTACCATCGGCGATGGAGGAAATCTTGAAGGCTTGGCAACTAA CATGACAGAGCCACAGCCTGCATACTCTGCATATCGGGAGGCAAGTTTCGGTCACGCCATTTTTGATATTAAAAACAGAACCCATGCTTACTACAATTGGCACCGAAATCAGGATGGATATGCTGTAGAAGCTGATTCTATGTGGTTCAACAACAGATACTGGCACCCAGTAGATGATTCTACAAGTTCCCAATCATAG